In Pseudomonas asiatica, the following are encoded in one genomic region:
- a CDS encoding phytanoyl-CoA dioxygenase family protein, with protein sequence MDTRKLSTVSSDTPVEQVVEIIKRDGAVIISNFVSEGTLKALTEELDTFLSVTPCGMDPYFAGTQTRRVARILGRSDTAVEVALNPLFLESARKILQTPTHVWVGSDRVEIEPDIQLSITQAIQIGPGQGLQPLHRDDATSLWRHPQYGREARLQIMLAITDFTEENGATRVIPGSHQWDDERMPTQEETIAAEMKAGSALLWMGSVYHGGGANTSSTPRTGLTMAYDLAFLRLEENHFLSIPVERVRQLPAQLQRLLGWSASSTLLGWVEIDGQMRDPQELLGMASFSEPGKGF encoded by the coding sequence ATGGATACACGGAAACTTTCGACGGTCAGCAGCGACACACCGGTCGAGCAGGTAGTGGAAATCATCAAGCGTGACGGTGCCGTAATCATTTCCAACTTTGTCTCGGAAGGCACCTTGAAGGCCCTGACCGAGGAGTTGGACACCTTTTTGAGTGTCACGCCTTGCGGTATGGACCCTTACTTTGCCGGCACCCAGACACGCCGCGTCGCCCGAATTCTCGGGCGAAGTGACACGGCGGTAGAGGTGGCGCTGAATCCGTTGTTTCTCGAGTCCGCCAGAAAGATCTTGCAAACACCTACCCATGTCTGGGTCGGAAGCGACCGCGTCGAGATCGAGCCGGATATCCAACTCAGCATTACCCAGGCTATCCAGATCGGCCCAGGCCAGGGTTTGCAACCTTTGCATCGCGACGATGCCACATCGCTCTGGCGGCATCCGCAATATGGTCGTGAGGCTCGGCTGCAAATCATGCTGGCCATTACGGACTTCACCGAAGAGAACGGTGCGACACGTGTCATTCCCGGCAGCCATCAATGGGATGACGAACGCATGCCAACGCAGGAAGAAACAATCGCCGCCGAAATGAAGGCAGGCTCTGCGCTGCTATGGATGGGGTCGGTCTACCACGGTGGTGGCGCCAATACATCCTCAACGCCTCGCACCGGTCTGACCATGGCGTATGACTTGGCTTTCCTGCGACTGGAAGAAAACCACTTCCTGTCCATTCCTGTTGAGCGTGTTCGGCAGCTCCCTGCGCAACTGCAACGTCTGCTGGGTTGGAGTGCCAGCTCCACGCTGCTGGGTTGGGTTGAAATCGATGGGCAGATGCGCGACCCACAAGAGCTTCTGGGCATGGCGTCTTTCTCCGAGCCAGGCAAAGGCTTCTAA
- a CDS encoding TetR/AcrR family transcriptional regulator, which produces MARIGAELRRQDFIEATVKVIAEHGIANATTRRIAAEANSPLASLHYVFHTKDELFYAVYESLINMPQQSLQDVPTGATAAESVGEMLRQLVKWFTAHPDLATTQFELFFWNLRNNPAMATKIYTVSVEATKQAIEKVTGPGLDQARLTTISRLLINLFDGLLLAWSAHGDRERLEAETETACQAVKLLVASY; this is translated from the coding sequence ATGGCTCGAATAGGCGCTGAATTGCGCAGACAAGACTTTATTGAAGCCACCGTGAAAGTGATCGCGGAACATGGAATAGCCAACGCCACCACTCGCCGTATCGCGGCCGAGGCGAATTCGCCACTGGCTTCGTTGCACTACGTCTTCCATACCAAGGACGAGTTGTTCTATGCGGTCTATGAGTCCTTGATCAACATGCCGCAACAGTCGTTGCAGGACGTACCCACAGGCGCCACGGCGGCAGAGTCGGTGGGGGAAATGCTGCGCCAGCTCGTCAAATGGTTCACCGCCCACCCTGACCTGGCGACCACACAGTTCGAGCTCTTCTTCTGGAACCTGCGCAACAACCCGGCCATGGCAACCAAGATCTATACCGTATCCGTCGAAGCGACCAAGCAAGCCATCGAAAAGGTCACTGGCCCCGGGCTGGACCAGGCCAGGCTGACCACCATCAGCCGCTTGCTCATCAACCTGTTCGACGGCCTGTTGCTGGCTTGGTCCGCCCATGGCGACCGGGAACGCTTGGAAGCCGAGACCGAAACCGCCTGCCAAGCTGTAAAACTGCTGGTGGCCAGTTACTGA
- a CDS encoding flavin-containing monooxygenase, with protein sequence MSSHTALPVEPLDILIMGAGVSGIGAAAYLRRHQPHKRFAILESRERMGGTWDLFRYPGIRSDSDLYTFGFDFKPWTKAKSLADAADILEYLREAIDEYELASFIQYRQKVVSANWQSDKGLWAVSVEDGHTAETRIIECRWLFSAGGYYRYDQGFSPRFEGTEAFKGQIIHPQHWPENLDYTGKRVVVIGSGATAVTLIPAMADKVASITMLQRTPSYIINQPAKDSVAAFLRKILPAQTAYSLTRYKNAKITLAFWAFCQRFPKLSKKLLLWLTRKELPKDYPVDVHFNPPYNPWDQRLCSVPEGDLFKAISAGKADIVTDHIERFTESGVLLKSGKTLKADIIVTATGLNVQLFGGITLHKDGRPVILSETLAYKGMMLSGVPNFAFAVGYTNSSWTLKVCLLCDHFCRLLGFMDKQGHNVCEPKAPAGIETRPLLDFGAGYVQRALDSMPRQGPREPWVMSMDYFRDVKLLRRGNVADKCLSFTTVPNAPLHAGVMLQQQGSRR encoded by the coding sequence ATGTCCTCTCACACTGCTCTTCCGGTTGAGCCGCTCGATATTTTGATCATGGGAGCCGGTGTGTCTGGCATTGGTGCGGCAGCCTACCTGCGGCGTCATCAGCCGCACAAACGATTTGCGATTCTCGAGTCCCGCGAACGAATGGGCGGCACCTGGGACCTGTTCCGCTACCCTGGCATTCGCTCCGACTCGGACCTGTACACCTTCGGTTTCGACTTCAAGCCCTGGACCAAGGCAAAGTCCCTGGCGGACGCCGCAGACATTCTCGAATACCTGCGAGAAGCCATCGACGAATATGAACTGGCGTCCTTCATCCAGTACCGGCAGAAAGTCGTTTCGGCGAACTGGCAGAGCGATAAAGGGCTCTGGGCAGTGAGCGTCGAGGATGGTCACACGGCAGAAACCCGCATCATCGAGTGCCGCTGGTTGTTCAGTGCAGGCGGTTACTACCGCTATGACCAAGGGTTCAGCCCACGCTTCGAGGGCACGGAGGCGTTCAAGGGACAGATCATTCATCCCCAGCACTGGCCGGAAAACCTGGACTACACGGGCAAGCGTGTCGTCGTCATCGGCAGCGGTGCAACGGCGGTAACCTTGATTCCAGCGATGGCGGACAAGGTCGCCAGCATCACCATGCTGCAGCGCACCCCTTCCTACATCATCAACCAGCCCGCCAAAGACTCCGTTGCAGCGTTTCTGCGCAAAATCCTGCCTGCGCAAACCGCCTATTCCCTGACACGCTACAAGAACGCCAAGATCACCCTGGCTTTCTGGGCATTCTGCCAACGCTTCCCCAAGCTTTCGAAAAAGCTGCTGCTGTGGCTGACCCGCAAGGAATTGCCCAAAGACTACCCGGTCGACGTACATTTCAACCCGCCCTACAACCCCTGGGACCAGCGCTTGTGTTCGGTCCCCGAAGGCGATCTGTTCAAAGCCATCAGCGCAGGCAAAGCCGACATCGTCACCGATCACATCGAGCGGTTCACCGAGTCCGGAGTATTGCTCAAATCGGGCAAGACACTGAAGGCCGACATCATCGTCACCGCCACGGGGCTGAACGTACAGCTGTTCGGCGGCATCACCCTGCACAAGGACGGCCGACCGGTGATACTCAGCGAAACCCTGGCCTATAAAGGCATGATGCTCTCTGGTGTGCCCAATTTCGCCTTTGCCGTGGGCTACACCAACTCGTCCTGGACCTTGAAAGTGTGCCTGCTGTGCGATCATTTCTGTCGCCTGCTGGGCTTCATGGACAAACAGGGCCACAACGTCTGCGAACCCAAGGCGCCAGCCGGTATCGAAACCCGCCCCTTGCTGGACTTTGGCGCCGGCTACGTGCAACGCGCCTTGGACAGCATGCCGCGCCAAGGGCCGCGTGAGCCCTGGGTGATGTCGATGGACTACTTCCGCGACGTCAAACTGCTGCGTCGGGGCAACGTTGCCGACAAGTGCCTCTCGTTCACCACAGTGCCCAACGCGCCTTTGCACGCTGGTGTCATGCTGCAGCAACAAGGTAGCCGTCGATGA
- a CDS encoding alpha/beta fold hydrolase produces MSADRFCELPGERKLCYRTHGDDDAPAVLLIVGLGLQLTYWPQPIIAGLVERGFRVITLDNRDSGRSFFTDVVPPTAMQQFLRKRTPGYDLGDMANDVIGLMNGLNLETAHVVGMSMGGMIAQTLAARYPERVRTLTSIFSTTGSLRVGQPALKALFQLLRRPPRNQQESVRDYVDIMRLIGSPLECDEQALRNYATQAWERGGGEVSNLGTARQIGAIINSGDRTQELQRVRCSTLVIHGDKDLMVATTGGFATAAAIRQSSLVLLPGMGHDFPTCLSGTLLSLLAGHMR; encoded by the coding sequence ATGAGCGCCGATCGCTTCTGCGAGCTACCGGGGGAGCGCAAGCTCTGCTATCGCACTCACGGCGATGACGACGCCCCGGCGGTCCTGCTCATCGTCGGCCTGGGGCTGCAATTGACCTACTGGCCGCAACCGATCATCGCCGGCCTGGTCGAGCGCGGGTTCCGCGTCATCACGCTGGACAACCGTGACTCGGGCCGATCGTTCTTCACCGACGTGGTACCTCCCACGGCCATGCAGCAGTTCCTGCGCAAGCGCACTCCCGGCTATGACCTGGGCGACATGGCCAACGACGTGATCGGGCTCATGAACGGCCTGAACCTGGAAACGGCGCACGTGGTGGGGATGTCGATGGGCGGCATGATCGCCCAGACCCTCGCGGCCCGGTACCCCGAGCGCGTCAGGACGCTCACTTCGATCTTCTCGACCACCGGCTCGCTGCGCGTCGGCCAGCCCGCGCTCAAAGCCCTTTTCCAACTACTGCGCCGCCCGCCGCGCAACCAGCAGGAAAGCGTTCGGGACTACGTGGACATCATGCGACTGATCGGCTCGCCCCTCGAATGCGACGAGCAAGCCCTGCGCAACTACGCCACGCAGGCCTGGGAGCGCGGCGGCGGCGAGGTGAGCAACCTCGGCACCGCCCGGCAGATCGGCGCCATCATCAACTCTGGAGACCGCACCCAGGAGCTGCAGCGGGTTCGCTGCAGCACGCTGGTCATCCACGGGGACAAAGACCTCATGGTCGCGACCACCGGAGGCTTCGCCACGGCCGCGGCGATTCGCCAGTCGAGCCTGGTGCTGTTGCCTGGGATGGGGCATGACTTCCCAACGTGCCTGTCGGGCACACTGCTTTCCCTGCTGGCAGGGCACATGCGCTAA